A region of Acidobacteriota bacterium DNA encodes the following proteins:
- a CDS encoding MBL fold metallo-hydrolase → MKATVTVLGSGTSHGVPMIGCTCAVCQSTDPRDRRLRPSIYIAVEGGPAILVDTSTDLRQQVLANRIARVDAILFTHSHADHVMGLDDVRRFNVMQGGAIPAFADERTAADLRRTFSYIFSPPSEKGGGIPEVALTTVTGPFNIGAVRVQPVPLFHGSRPILGYRLGTFAYLTDCNRLPDEAWPLLEGLDVLVLDALRHKPHPTHFTVAGALEVVARLKPRQTYFTHMCHKLPHAETNRSLPAGVELAYDGQVVTIDVGDESTSAEASSSAKATADKPADQWT, encoded by the coding sequence ATGAAGGCGACCGTCACCGTCCTTGGCAGCGGCACCTCGCACGGCGTGCCCATGATCGGTTGTACCTGCGCGGTATGCCAATCAACCGATCCGCGCGATCGCCGCTTGCGGCCCTCGATTTACATCGCGGTCGAAGGCGGGCCAGCGATCCTGGTCGATACCTCGACCGACCTGCGCCAGCAGGTGCTGGCCAACCGCATTGCGCGCGTCGACGCCATCCTGTTCACGCACAGTCACGCCGATCACGTCATGGGTTTGGACGATGTGAGGCGGTTCAATGTGATGCAGGGCGGGGCGATTCCGGCGTTTGCTGATGAGCGGACCGCTGCGGATTTGCGGCGCACCTTCTCGTATATTTTCAGTCCGCCCAGCGAAAAGGGTGGCGGCATTCCAGAGGTGGCCCTCACCACGGTGACCGGGCCTTTCAACATTGGCGCGGTACGCGTTCAGCCGGTGCCGCTGTTCCACGGCTCGCGGCCGATCCTGGGATACCGGCTCGGGACGTTCGCCTACCTGACCGACTGCAATCGCCTGCCGGACGAGGCATGGCCGCTGCTCGAGGGCCTCGACGTCCTCGTGCTCGATGCGCTGCGTCACAAACCGCATCCCACCCACTTCACGGTGGCGGGCGCGCTCGAAGTGGTGGCGCGGCTGAAGCCGCGCCAGACCTACTTCACGCACATGTGCCACAAGCTGCCGCATGCGGAGACCAACCGGTCGCTGCCGGCCGGCGTGGAGCTGGCCTATGATGGCCAGGTGGTGACGATCGACGTGGGGGATGAATCCACCTCCGCTGAGGCTTCCTCCTCCGCCAAGGCTACGGCGGACAAGCCGGCGGATCAATGGACGTAA
- a CDS encoding YraN family protein, which yields MTFQRQRLGLEGEALAAAELERLGYQILDRRYRSRFGEIDLIAVDGPTVVFVEVKTKTDSRFGDPAEMVTTQKQRRLVSMAEEYVSGHQLHATPCRFDVVAVDTSIQPARITVYQDAFRPGW from the coding sequence ATGACCTTCCAACGCCAGCGCCTCGGCCTCGAAGGCGAGGCATTAGCGGCCGCCGAGCTCGAACGCCTCGGGTATCAAATACTCGACCGGCGCTATCGTTCCCGCTTTGGCGAGATCGACCTCATCGCCGTAGACGGCCCCACGGTAGTATTTGTAGAAGTGAAGACGAAGACCGATAGCAGATTTGGCGATCCCGCCGAGATGGTCACGACGCAGAAACAGCGACGCTTAGTATCCATGGCCGAGGAATACGTCAGCGGGCACCAACTCCACGCGACCCCGTGCCGGTTCGACGTGGTGGCCGTGGATACCTCGATCCAGCCCGCCCGCATCACGGTCTACCAGGACGCCTTCAGGCCCGGATGGTAG
- a CDS encoding galactose-1-phosphate uridylyltransferase produces the protein MVETELRRDPITGRSVIIDRSPHPHPSDFVLEPVQVDVASGVSRTVPACAFCEGRERDAGTELLAWRDGGAAGEPGWSVRVVANRRPMLRIEAHQERRSDGVFEVRDGLGAHEVVIESPVHDQRLQDLPADRLWRVLWAWRTRLQDLKRDTRFASAIVFKNHGRAAGARMDHSHSQIAAYPILPEALDAKVRGAAAHFGWTGRCVFCDVTAQELQDGRRMVSDTLPIIAIAPFASRVPFETWVLPRVHSPRFEEASDATLEAMTAVLKDVLMRVDWALERPAYNLVLHTAPFSGEADPAFHWHLEVIPRVTRWSGLEWGSGVPRNPVSPEEAARVLRGVKPVGPDL, from the coding sequence ATGGTAGAAACCGAGCTCAGGCGCGACCCGATCACCGGCCGTTCCGTGATCATCGATCGGTCGCCGCACCCCCATCCCAGCGACTTCGTCCTCGAGCCCGTCCAGGTAGATGTGGCGTCCGGCGTTAGCCGGACCGTTCCTGCCTGCGCCTTCTGCGAAGGCCGCGAAAGGGATGCCGGCACCGAGCTGCTGGCGTGGCGCGACGGCGGGGCGGCCGGCGAGCCGGGATGGTCGGTGCGCGTCGTCGCCAATCGGCGGCCCATGCTTCGTATCGAAGCGCACCAGGAGCGCCGCAGTGACGGCGTCTTCGAGGTGCGCGACGGCCTGGGCGCGCATGAAGTGGTGATCGAGTCGCCGGTGCACGACCAGCGGCTGCAGGACCTGCCGGCCGACCGGTTGTGGCGGGTGTTGTGGGCCTGGCGCACGCGGTTGCAGGATCTGAAGCGCGACACCCGCTTCGCCAGCGCCATTGTCTTCAAGAACCACGGCCGGGCCGCCGGTGCCCGGATGGACCACTCTCATTCCCAGATCGCGGCGTACCCGATCCTGCCCGAGGCCCTGGACGCCAAGGTCCGAGGTGCGGCGGCCCATTTTGGCTGGACCGGCCGCTGCGTTTTCTGCGACGTGACCGCGCAGGAATTGCAGGACGGCCGGCGGATGGTGTCTGACACCCTTCCAATAATTGCGATCGCGCCCTTTGCGTCGCGGGTACCGTTCGAGACCTGGGTTCTGCCGCGGGTCCATTCGCCGCGGTTCGAGGAGGCGTCCGACGCGACGCTCGAGGCGATGACGGCGGTGTTGAAGGATGTGCTGATGCGGGTGGATTGGGCGCTGGAGCGGCCGGCCTACAACCTGGTGCTGCACACCGCGCCGTTCAGTGGTGAGGCCGACCCTGCGTTCCACTGGCACCTGGAGGTCATTCCGAGGGTCACCCGCTGGAGCGGGCTCGAGTGGGGCAGTGGCGTGCCCAGGAACCCGGTGTCTCCCGAGGAGGCCGCGCGCGTCCTTCGGGGCGTAAAGCCTGTGGGGCCGGACCTTTAG
- a CDS encoding ATP-binding protein codes for MNVTELDRALRQLRLSGMADVLEARLRHAQAERLAPLDLVATLVSDELQRRQDRLFDRRHKQARFRDPDRSLDRFDFDFNKKMNRALLHELATARFVGQREDVLLLGPPGTGKSHLAQAIGRAAIQQGYRVAYREAHTLLEELADATLDGTRKIILADLTTVPLLIIDDLGMRKLPHTAAEDLRS; via the coding sequence ATGAATGTGACCGAACTCGATCGCGCGCTCCGCCAACTCCGTCTCTCGGGCATGGCCGATGTCCTGGAGGCGCGCCTGCGGCACGCCCAGGCCGAGCGGCTGGCGCCGCTCGACCTCGTCGCCACGCTGGTCAGCGACGAACTGCAGCGGCGCCAGGACCGGCTCTTTGACCGGCGCCACAAACAGGCGCGCTTCCGCGATCCCGATCGCTCGCTCGACCGCTTCGATTTCGACTTTAACAAGAAGATGAATCGGGCCCTGCTGCACGAACTGGCCACGGCGCGCTTCGTCGGCCAGCGGGAAGACGTGCTCTTACTGGGCCCGCCGGGGACCGGCAAGAGCCACTTGGCCCAGGCGATCGGCCGCGCCGCCATCCAGCAGGGCTACCGTGTGGCGTATCGCGAAGCCCATACGCTGCTCGAAGAACTGGCCGACGCCACGCTGGACGGCACCCGCAAGATCATCCTCGCGGACCTGACGACGGTCCCGCTGCTGATCATCGACGACTTGGGCATGCGGAAACTCCCGCACACGGCGGCCGAAGACCTCCGGAGCTAA
- a CDS encoding ATP-binding protein, which translates to MRRYERASTLLTSNRPVDDWGKLLGDTAAVTALLDRLLHHAHVLKCGPRSWRTKVHTDLRAEELTK; encoded by the coding sequence ATGCGGCGCTATGAACGGGCCTCGACGCTGCTGACGTCGAACCGGCCCGTCGACGACTGGGGCAAGCTGCTGGGCGACACGGCCGCCGTGACCGCGCTGCTCGACCGCCTCCTCCATCACGCACATGTGCTCAAATGTGGGCCTCGGAGCTGGCGCACGAAAGTCCACACCGACTTGCGTGCCGAAGAGCTCACGAAGTAG
- a CDS encoding helix-turn-helix domain-containing protein: MLTETSPKPSRLLPAKGAARDMGIPYTSLRDLVLRGEIPVVKIGTAWYFDRRDLDRFIQHAKETL, translated from the coding sequence GTGCTTACAGAAACATCGCCAAAACCTAGTCGGCTGCTCCCCGCGAAGGGCGCGGCACGCGACATGGGTATCCCGTATACGTCGCTGCGCGATCTCGTGCTTCGCGGCGAGATCCCGGTCGTCAAGATCGGGACGGCTTGGTATTTCGACCGGCGCGACCTGGATCGATTCATTCAACACGCGAAGGAAACCCTATGA
- the mazG gene encoding nucleoside triphosphate pyrophosphohydrolase, producing MSQLAGARFQQLVEIMRTLRSEHGCAWDRQQTVRTLRPFVLGETYELLDALDREDYEELKGELGDFLFEAVFLAQICEEEGRFSIADSIQAISDKLIRRHPHVFDAEGLPTVASAEVGKASLTPREVKERWEDIKKQERSDAGEPDKTLLSGIPRSMPSLLRAYELATRAATVGFDWVKPEDVLDKIDEETRELREAVETLGPKSPEAEEELGDLLFAVANLARKLGVEPEAALRLANDKFQRRFDDVERQVTSKGERMRDLTLAQLEAHWVIAKATTKDAKNTKN from the coding sequence ATGAGCCAACTGGCGGGCGCGCGCTTTCAGCAACTGGTCGAGATCATGAGGACGCTGCGCTCCGAGCATGGCTGCGCGTGGGACCGCCAGCAGACGGTGCGGACCCTGCGCCCGTTCGTGCTGGGCGAAACCTACGAGCTGCTCGACGCGCTCGACCGCGAGGATTACGAGGAACTGAAGGGCGAGCTCGGCGACTTCCTGTTCGAAGCGGTGTTCCTCGCGCAGATCTGCGAGGAGGAGGGGCGCTTCTCGATCGCCGACTCCATCCAGGCGATCTCGGACAAGTTGATCCGCCGCCACCCGCATGTGTTCGATGCCGAGGGCCTGCCCACCGTAGCTTCAGCGGAGGTGGGCAAGGCGTCGCTCACGCCGCGCGAGGTGAAAGAGCGGTGGGAGGACATCAAGAAGCAGGAACGCAGTGACGCCGGCGAGCCCGACAAGACGCTGCTAAGCGGCATCCCGCGGTCGATGCCGTCGCTGCTGCGCGCCTACGAACTGGCCACGCGCGCCGCGACCGTGGGCTTCGACTGGGTGAAGCCCGAGGACGTGCTCGACAAGATCGACGAAGAGACCCGCGAGCTGCGCGAGGCGGTCGAGACCCTCGGGCCGAAGTCGCCGGAGGCGGAAGAAGAGCTGGGCGACCTGCTGTTCGCCGTGGCCAACCTGGCCCGCAAGCTCGGCGTGGAACCCGAAGCGGCCCTCCGCCTGGCCAACGACAAGTTCCAGAGGCGGTTTGACGATGTGGAGCGGCAGGTGACGAGCAAGGGCGAACGGATGCGCGACCTGACGCTGGCGCAGCTCGAGGCGCACTGGGTGATTGCTAAAGCAACCACGAAGGACGCGAAGAACACGAAGAATTGA
- a CDS encoding tyrosine-type recombinase/integrase, translating to MGELKKRGDVWWIRYCRAGKRYEESSRSDKKKVALDLLRQREGDGAKGLAVTPKIGRLRFEEAAEDVLNDYRTNGKKSFDAVERRLRKHLTPFFGSHRMQNISTALVRAYVAHRQAQTTITRGAYTVTRKDGTVTEVPEQQRTIERVSNGEINRELTILKRVFSLAVQSGKLLHKPYVPLLREDNTRTGFFEPEQYASVQAHLPPALRPVIEFAYITGWRIDSEVLPLQWRQVDFRAGEIRLDAGTTKNREGRVFPMTDDLRALLEAQHAEHLSLKKAGEIFPFVFFRMVADSRGGQKHPKSILAFTKAWKVACIAAGCPGRVPHDLRRTAIRHMVRRGVSERVAMKLTGHKTPSIFQRYNIVSDGDLRAAAMQLAGLTGSDRASALSLAAAGRRPESHK from the coding sequence ATGGGCGAACTCAAAAAACGCGGGGACGTGTGGTGGATTCGGTATTGTCGCGCCGGTAAACGCTACGAAGAGTCGAGCCGCAGCGACAAAAAGAAAGTCGCGCTCGATCTACTTCGGCAGCGGGAGGGCGACGGCGCGAAGGGCCTGGCGGTGACGCCGAAAATAGGCCGTCTGCGATTTGAAGAAGCCGCCGAAGACGTCCTGAACGACTACCGAACCAACGGCAAAAAGTCCTTCGACGCCGTGGAACGTCGCCTGCGTAAGCACCTCACTCCGTTCTTTGGCAGTCACCGAATGCAGAACATCAGCACAGCGCTCGTGCGCGCCTACGTCGCTCACCGGCAGGCGCAGACGACGATCACGCGCGGCGCTTACACGGTCACGCGTAAAGATGGCACCGTGACGGAAGTGCCTGAGCAGCAGCGAACGATTGAGCGCGTCTCAAACGGGGAGATCAACCGCGAGCTAACGATCCTCAAGCGAGTCTTTAGCCTCGCCGTGCAGTCGGGGAAGCTGCTGCATAAACCGTATGTGCCGCTGCTGCGCGAAGACAACACGCGAACGGGCTTCTTTGAACCGGAGCAATACGCGAGCGTCCAGGCGCATCTGCCGCCCGCGCTTCGCCCGGTGATCGAGTTTGCCTATATCACCGGCTGGCGCATCGACTCGGAAGTGTTGCCGCTGCAATGGCGGCAGGTTGACTTTCGCGCGGGTGAGATCCGGCTAGACGCCGGAACAACAAAGAACCGCGAGGGCCGCGTATTTCCCATGACCGACGACCTGCGCGCGTTGTTAGAGGCGCAGCATGCCGAGCACCTCAGCCTCAAGAAGGCTGGCGAGATTTTCCCGTTCGTGTTCTTTCGGATGGTTGCCGACAGTCGCGGGGGGCAGAAGCATCCTAAGTCGATCCTTGCGTTCACGAAGGCTTGGAAAGTCGCCTGCATCGCCGCTGGCTGCCCCGGTCGCGTGCCGCATGACCTGCGCCGAACGGCGATTCGGCACATGGTTCGCCGTGGCGTGTCAGAGCGGGTCGCCATGAAGCTCACCGGGCACAAGACGCCGTCGATCTTCCAGCGCTACAACATCGTGAGCGACGGCGACCTGCGTGCAGCCGCGATGCAGCTTGCTGGGTTGACCGGGAGCGACCGTGCCTCCGCGCTATCGCTGGCCGCTGCGGGCAGGAGGCCCGAGAGCCACAAATGA
- a CDS encoding bifunctional riboflavin kinase/FAD synthetase: MDVIHFPDDPRPLTWRSPVLALGNFDGLHRGHVKIVERIQRGALERGGTSVVLTFDPHPPRVLRPDKAPLLLMTKAQKLAALARAGVQGAAVVRFTPEMSQWEPEAFVRTVLVDWLRVAEVWVGADFLFGRNRSGNFTLLKSLGAQYGFRAEKIDPIRYKEFVVSSTRIRRLVSEGRVDEAGALLGHHYALDGVVVEGAKRGRELGFPTANLKTDNELIPPHGVYATAVTVDGAVYPSVTNIGQRPTFGAELTTTIEAHLIGRTIDLYGKTLGLAFVQRLRDERKFPDTEALQDQIAADVRRAARLFDRLSV, encoded by the coding sequence ATGGACGTAATCCACTTCCCCGACGATCCCCGGCCGCTGACGTGGCGGTCGCCGGTGCTGGCGCTCGGCAACTTCGACGGCCTGCATCGCGGCCACGTGAAAATCGTCGAACGCATCCAGCGCGGCGCGCTCGAGCGCGGCGGCACCAGCGTGGTGCTGACCTTCGATCCGCATCCGCCGAGGGTGCTGCGCCCCGATAAGGCGCCGTTGCTGCTGATGACCAAGGCGCAGAAGCTCGCCGCCCTGGCGCGCGCGGGCGTGCAGGGCGCGGCGGTGGTGCGCTTCACCCCCGAGATGTCGCAGTGGGAGCCCGAGGCGTTCGTCCGCACCGTGCTGGTCGACTGGCTGCGCGTGGCCGAGGTCTGGGTCGGCGCCGACTTCCTGTTCGGCCGCAACCGCAGCGGCAACTTCACGCTGCTCAAGTCGCTCGGGGCGCAGTACGGCTTTCGCGCCGAGAAGATCGATCCCATTCGCTACAAGGAGTTCGTGGTGTCGAGCACCCGCATTCGCCGGCTGGTGAGCGAGGGACGCGTGGACGAGGCCGGCGCGCTGCTGGGGCATCACTACGCCCTTGATGGGGTCGTGGTCGAGGGGGCGAAGCGGGGCCGGGAACTCGGCTTTCCGACCGCCAACCTGAAGACCGACAACGAGCTGATCCCGCCGCACGGCGTCTATGCGACGGCGGTCACCGTGGACGGCGCCGTCTATCCCAGCGTGACCAACATCGGCCAGCGGCCGACGTTTGGCGCCGAGCTCACCACGACAATCGAGGCGCACCTGATTGGCCGGACGATCGATCTCTACGGCAAGACCCTGGGGCTGGCCTTCGTTCAGCGGCTGAGGGACGAGCGCAAGTTTCCCGACACCGAGGCGCTCCAGGACCAGATTGCCGCGGATGTTCGCCGCGCGGCGCGATTGTTCGATAGACTATCGGTCTGA
- the cysS gene encoding cysteine--tRNA ligase: MTMRLYNTLTRQVEPFEPLRDNTVRMYTCGLTVYARGHIGNFRTFVSVDVLRRALKYVGGFKMHHVMNFTDVDDKTIAGAEKAGLPLREYTDQYIKAFREDALALGIEPVEDSPRATDPENLQAMADMINQLGERGHTYQTDGSTYFKIATLPTYGKLARLDHEGIQAGARVDSDEYDKENARDFVLWKATKPGEPTWDVGCGPGRPGWHIECSAMALRLLGEAPIDIHTGGVDLVFPHHENEIAQSEGATGKEFSKFWLHVEHLLVDNQKMSKSVGNFYTVQDVLDRGFRLSALRYILLSAYYRKQLNFTWTGLEQAEEALRRITDFLGRVGALSGGGVHPEVTARVAAAVQAFDAALSDDLNTAAGLGELFDLIRALNIAMDSKQVGEADGAGIKAAFDHFDQVLGVLSLRHAEEAIPPIPQAEIDAGIEARQDARRRRNFAEADRIRQELLDRGVILEDGPKGTRWKRK, encoded by the coding sequence CTGACCATGCGCCTCTATAACACCCTGACCCGCCAGGTCGAGCCGTTCGAGCCGCTGCGCGACAACACCGTGCGCATGTACACCTGCGGCTTGACCGTCTATGCGCGGGGGCACATCGGCAACTTCCGCACGTTTGTGAGCGTGGACGTGCTGCGGCGGGCGCTGAAGTACGTGGGCGGCTTCAAGATGCACCACGTCATGAACTTCACCGACGTGGACGACAAGACCATCGCCGGCGCCGAGAAGGCCGGCTTGCCGCTGCGCGAATACACCGACCAATACATCAAGGCCTTCCGCGAAGACGCGCTGGCGCTTGGCATCGAGCCGGTGGAAGACTCGCCGCGCGCGACCGACCCCGAGAACCTGCAGGCGATGGCCGACATGATCAACCAGCTGGGTGAGCGCGGCCACACCTACCAGACCGACGGTTCGACCTACTTCAAGATCGCGACGCTGCCGACCTATGGCAAGCTGGCGCGGCTCGACCACGAGGGCATCCAGGCCGGCGCCCGCGTCGACTCCGACGAGTACGACAAGGAGAACGCCCGCGACTTCGTGCTGTGGAAGGCGACCAAGCCCGGCGAACCGACGTGGGACGTCGGCTGTGGCCCGGGGCGTCCCGGCTGGCACATCGAGTGCTCGGCCATGGCGCTGCGGTTGCTGGGCGAGGCGCCGATCGACATCCACACCGGCGGCGTGGACCTGGTGTTTCCGCATCACGAGAACGAGATCGCGCAGAGTGAAGGCGCCACCGGCAAGGAGTTCTCGAAGTTCTGGCTCCATGTCGAGCACCTGCTCGTGGACAACCAGAAGATGTCGAAGTCGGTCGGCAACTTCTACACCGTGCAGGACGTGCTCGACCGCGGCTTCCGCCTGTCGGCGCTGCGCTACATCCTGCTGTCGGCGTATTACCGCAAGCAGTTGAACTTCACGTGGACTGGCCTGGAGCAGGCCGAAGAGGCGCTGCGGCGCATCACCGACTTTCTGGGACGCGTCGGAGCCCTGTCGGGTGGCGGCGTGCATCCGGAGGTGACCGCCCGCGTGGCCGCCGCCGTCCAGGCGTTCGATGCGGCCCTCAGCGACGACCTCAACACCGCGGCCGGCCTGGGCGAGCTGTTCGACCTGATCCGCGCACTGAACATCGCCATGGACAGCAAGCAGGTGGGCGAGGCCGACGGCGCCGGCATCAAGGCCGCCTTCGACCACTTCGACCAGGTGCTCGGCGTGCTGTCGCTGCGCCACGCCGAAGAGGCGATCCCGCCCATTCCGCAGGCCGAGATCGATGCCGGCATCGAAGCTCGTCAGGACGCCCGCCGCCGCCGCAACTTCGCCGAGGCCGACCGCATTCGCCAGGAACTGCTCGACAGGGGCGTGATCCTCGAAGACGGCCCCAAGGGCACCCGCTGGAAGCGAAAATAG
- a CDS encoding acetyl ornithine aminotransferase family protein — protein sequence MDAPMIKTALPGPKAKAIIERDGKVVSPSYTRGYPFVMARGAGAIVEDVDGNQFLDCAAGIAVNSTGHSHPAVVAAIIDQAQKFLHMSGTDFYYEPQVQLGEAFNEIAPFGGPKRSFFSNSGTEANEAAIKLARYSTGRYGMIAFIGSFHGRTLGSLALTSSKAIQRRGFGPMQAGTFHAPYATCYRCPVGLRPETCQAECLGFLEHQVLVHLISPDEVAGVLVEPIQGEGGYVVPAPQFHERLRALTKKHGILLIADEVQSGMGRTGKMFAMEHFGVEPDMITAAKGVASGLPLGVTTARAEVMDWPPGSHASTFGGNPVSCAAAMATITLLKDSLIKNAAEVGAFMMDRLKEVQQKHAIIGEVRGRGLMIGIELVKDRVTKERAVAERDQVVDACFARGLLVLGAGKNAIRLSPPLVLTKAQATTAIDILDQALGTL from the coding sequence ATGGATGCGCCGATGATCAAAACCGCCCTGCCCGGTCCCAAAGCCAAAGCCATTATCGAACGCGACGGCAAGGTGGTGTCGCCGTCCTACACACGGGGCTATCCCTTTGTGATGGCCCGCGGCGCGGGCGCGATCGTCGAAGACGTGGACGGCAACCAGTTCCTCGACTGCGCCGCCGGCATTGCCGTGAACTCCACCGGCCACTCCCACCCCGCCGTCGTCGCCGCCATCATCGACCAGGCGCAGAAGTTCCTGCACATGTCGGGAACCGATTTCTATTACGAACCGCAGGTGCAGCTGGGCGAGGCCTTCAACGAGATCGCGCCGTTTGGCGGACCCAAGCGATCGTTCTTCTCGAACTCGGGCACCGAGGCCAACGAGGCGGCCATCAAGCTGGCCCGGTACTCGACCGGGCGCTACGGGATGATTGCGTTCATTGGCAGCTTCCACGGACGCACGCTGGGTTCCTTGGCGCTGACCTCGAGCAAGGCCATTCAGCGCCGCGGCTTTGGTCCCATGCAGGCGGGGACGTTTCACGCGCCCTATGCGACGTGTTACCGCTGCCCGGTGGGCCTCAGGCCCGAGACGTGCCAGGCCGAGTGCCTCGGCTTCCTCGAGCACCAGGTCCTGGTCCACCTGATCTCTCCCGACGAAGTCGCCGGCGTCCTCGTGGAACCGATTCAGGGGGAGGGCGGCTACGTGGTGCCGGCGCCGCAGTTTCACGAGCGCCTGCGCGCGCTGACGAAGAAGCACGGCATCCTGTTGATCGCAGATGAGGTGCAGTCGGGCATGGGCCGCACCGGCAAGATGTTTGCGATGGAGCATTTCGGTGTCGAGCCGGACATGATCACCGCCGCGAAGGGCGTGGCCTCGGGCCTGCCGCTGGGCGTGACGACGGCGCGGGCGGAGGTGATGGATTGGCCGCCGGGCTCGCACGCCAGCACGTTCGGCGGCAACCCGGTGTCGTGCGCCGCGGCCATGGCCACGATCACGTTGCTGAAGGATTCGCTGATCAAGAATGCGGCCGAGGTCGGCGCCTTCATGATGGACCGCTTGAAAGAAGTGCAGCAGAAGCACGCCATCATCGGCGAGGTGCGCGGCCGCGGGTTGATGATCGGCATCGAGCTCGTGAAGGACCGCGTGACCAAGGAACGCGCCGTCGCCGAGCGCGACCAGGTGGTGGACGCCTGCTTCGCGCGCGGCCTGCTGGTGCTCGGCGCCGGCAAGAACGCCATCCGCCTCTCGCCGCCGCTGGTGCTGACCAAGGCCCAGGCGACGACGGCCATCGACATCCTCGACCAGGCGCTCGGTACGCTGTAG
- a CDS encoding helix-turn-helix domain-containing protein — protein sequence MSEQQSERVTVKQAAEIAGVSVRTIEKWIAKGALTTLRVPGARKLWLLRAQVTPQTEVDRRSPGNRNFP from the coding sequence ATGAGCGAACAACAGAGCGAGCGCGTCACGGTGAAGCAGGCCGCAGAGATCGCAGGCGTGAGCGTTCGCACGATTGAGAAGTGGATCGCTAAAGGCGCGCTGACAACGCTGCGCGTCCCTGGCGCGCGCAAGTTGTGGTTACTCCGCGCACAAGTTACGCCGCAGACCGAAGTAGACCGACGCAGCCCGGGCAATCGGAATTTCCCATAA